GTTTCGCAAGCATTGCCTGCTCAATGGTCTGGACGATATCGGCCTGACCTTGCAGGACGGTGATGCGATTGCGACGTTCGAGGCGAAACATCGGGTTAGCCAGCCGTGGTTGTTTCGCGACGCATAAGCATGATTTGGAATTGATGTAGTCAGGGCCGGCCCCTTCGCGAGCAAGCTCGCTCCCACAGGGGGAATGCATTTCAAATGTGGGAGCGAGCTTGCTCGCGAAGGCGGTAGTCCGGGCAATACAAGGCTAAAACCCAGAAGGATGTGACCATGACCAGCACCGCCCAGCACACCCAGGTCGTCCAGAAGCAATTCGGCGAACAGGCCGCCGCTTACCTGAGCAGCGCCGTTCACGCCCAAGGCAGTGAATTCGCAGTGCTGCAGGCTGAGCTGGCCGGGCAGGGCGCGGCACGGGTGCTGGATCTGGGCTGTGGCGCCGGGCATGTCAGTTTTCATGTGGCGCCGCTGGTCAGGGAAGTGGTGGCCTACGACCTGTCGCAGCAAATGCTCGATGTGGTTGCGGGTGCTGCCGTCGATCGCGCTCTGAGCAACATCGTCACCGTCAACGGCGCTGCCGAGCGCCTGCCGTTCGCCGATGGCGAGTTCGATTTTGTGTTCAGTCGTTATTCGGCGCATCACTGGAGCGACCTGGGCCTGGCCTTGCGCGAAGTTCGCCGGGTGCTCAAGCCGGGCGGGGTGGCAGCGTTCGTCGATGTGTTGTCACCGGGCAGTCCGTTGTTCGACACTTACCTGCAAAGCGTTGAAGTGCTGCGTGACACCAGCCATGTCCGCGACTACTCCGCCGCCGAATGGCTGCGCCAGGTCAGCGAAGCCGGTCTGCATGTGCGCAGCACCACGCGCCAGCGCTTGCGTCTGGAGTACCTCAGTTGGGTCGAGCGCATGCGCACGCCCGAGGTGATGCGCGGGGCGATCCGCCAGTTGCAGCAGTCGATGGGCAACGAGGTGCGTGAGTATTTTGAGATAGATGCCGACGGCTCGTTCAGTACCGATGTGATCGTACTGATGGCTGAGCGATAAGAATTTTTCCCGGCGCGCCGTTCACTGGCGCACCGCTTGAAGACACGAGGAAAGCATGAGCAAGCAGATTCTGATTCTCCCGGGTGACGGCATTGGTCCGGAAATCATGGCCGAAGCGGTCAAGGTGCTGGAACTGGCCAACGACAAGTACAGCCTGGGCTTCGAGCTGAGCCACGACGTGATCGGTGGCGCGGCCATCGACAAGCACGGCGTGCCGCTGGCCGACGAAACCCTGGAACGCGCCCGTGCTGCCGATGCTGTGCTGCTGGGCGCGGTCGGTGGCCCGAAATGGGACACCATCGAGCGTGATATCCGCCCTGAGCGCGGTCTGTTGAAGATCCGTGCGCAACTGGGCCTGTTCGGTAACCTGCGCCCGGCGATCCTCTATCCGCAGTTGGCCGACGCGTCGAGCCTGAAACCGGAAATCGTTGCCGGCCTGGACATCCTCATCGTCCGTGAGCTGACCGGCGGCATTTACTTCGGCGCGCCGCGTGGCACCCGTACGCTGGACAATGGCGAGCGTCAGTCCTACGACACCCTGCCGTACAGCGAAAGCGAAATCCGCCGCATCGCCCGTGTCGGTTTCGACATGGCCATGGTCCGTGGCAAGAAGCTCTGCTCGGTGGACAAGGCCAACGTCCTGGCGTCCAGCCAGTTGTGGCGTGAAGTCGTCGAACAAGTGGCGAAGGATTACCCGCAAGTCGAACTGAGCCACATGTACGTCGACAACGCCGCCATGCAACTGGTGCGTGCGCCGAAGCAGTTTGACGTAATCGTCACCGACAACATGTTCGGCGACATCCTCTCCGACGAAGCGTCGATGCTCACCGGCTCCATCGGCATGCTGCCGTCGGCCTCGCTGGACTCCAACAACAAGGGCATGTACGAGCCTTGCCACGGTTCGGCGCCGGACATTGCCGGTCAAGGCATTGCCAACCCGCTGGCAACGATCCTGTCGGTGTCGATGATGCTGCGTTACAGCTTCAATCTGCACGATGCTGCCGATGCCATCGAAAAAGCCGTCAGCGTCGTGCTCGATCAGGGCTTGCGCACCGGCGACATCCACTCGGCCGGTTGTACCAAAGTCGGTACGC
This genomic interval from Pseudomonas koreensis contains the following:
- a CDS encoding class I SAM-dependent methyltransferase; its protein translation is MTSTAQHTQVVQKQFGEQAAAYLSSAVHAQGSEFAVLQAELAGQGAARVLDLGCGAGHVSFHVAPLVREVVAYDLSQQMLDVVAGAAVDRALSNIVTVNGAAERLPFADGEFDFVFSRYSAHHWSDLGLALREVRRVLKPGGVAAFVDVLSPGSPLFDTYLQSVEVLRDTSHVRDYSAAEWLRQVSEAGLHVRSTTRQRLRLEYLSWVERMRTPEVMRGAIRQLQQSMGNEVREYFEIDADGSFSTDVIVLMAER
- the leuB gene encoding 3-isopropylmalate dehydrogenase, translating into MSKQILILPGDGIGPEIMAEAVKVLELANDKYSLGFELSHDVIGGAAIDKHGVPLADETLERARAADAVLLGAVGGPKWDTIERDIRPERGLLKIRAQLGLFGNLRPAILYPQLADASSLKPEIVAGLDILIVRELTGGIYFGAPRGTRTLDNGERQSYDTLPYSESEIRRIARVGFDMAMVRGKKLCSVDKANVLASSQLWREVVEQVAKDYPQVELSHMYVDNAAMQLVRAPKQFDVIVTDNMFGDILSDEASMLTGSIGMLPSASLDSNNKGMYEPCHGSAPDIAGQGIANPLATILSVSMMLRYSFNLHDAADAIEKAVSVVLDQGLRTGDIHSAGCTKVGTQEMGDAVVAALRNL